A window of Lytechinus pictus isolate F3 Inbred chromosome 7, Lp3.0, whole genome shotgun sequence contains these coding sequences:
- the LOC129265581 gene encoding protein cornichon homolog 1-like has translation MAFTFVAFCYLLAMILAAVLIFFAIFHIIAFDELKTDYKNPIDQCNSLNPLVLPEYIIHIFYNVLFLIAGQLFTVALNLPLMGYHIFRYANRPVMSGPGLYDATTIMNADILSRCMREGWIKLAFYLLSFFYYLYSMIYVLVSS, from the exons ATGGCGTTTACATTTGTCGCTTTTTGCTACTTGCTGGCCATGATATTGGCTGCTGTTTTGATCTTCTTTGCAATATTCCAC ATTATTGCCTTTGATGAGCTGAAAACTGACTACAAGAACCCTATAGATCAGTGTAATAGCCTGAACCCG CTTGTACTTCCAGAGTACATCATCCACATCTTCTACAATGTACTGTTCTTGATTGCTGGTCAGCTCTTCACAGTAGCATTGAACCTCCCTCTTATGGGATATCATATTTTCAG ATATGCGAACCGGCCTGTGATGAGTGGTCCTGGTCTGTATGATGCTACTACTATCATGAATGCAGACATCCTATCCAGGTGTATGAGGGAAGGATGGATAAAGCTTGCCTTCTATCTTTTATCATTCTTCTACTATTTATACAG TATGATCTATGTCCTAGTTTCATCATGA